In uncultured Draconibacterium sp., one genomic interval encodes:
- a CDS encoding VOC family protein, producing MKKVTGIGGIFFKTKNPEQMKEWYNKNLGLVTNEYGSVFEFRKSDTPDEKAYSVWSPFEEDTDYFEPSEKEFMINYRVENIEKLVAELKEAGVTICDEIETYEYGKFVHIMDPENNKIELWEPVDEVFQSMYEGKTTK from the coding sequence ATGAAAAAAGTAACAGGCATCGGCGGAATCTTCTTCAAAACAAAAAATCCCGAACAGATGAAGGAGTGGTACAACAAAAATCTGGGATTGGTAACAAACGAATACGGATCGGTATTTGAATTCAGAAAGTCGGACACGCCGGATGAAAAGGCGTATTCGGTTTGGAGTCCGTTTGAAGAGGACACTGACTATTTTGAACCGTCAGAGAAAGAATTTATGATCAACTATCGGGTTGAAAATATTGAAAAACTGGTCGCGGAATTAAAAGAGGCAGGAGTAACCATTTGTGATGAAATTGAAACGTATGAGTATGGGAAGTTTGTCCACATCATGGATCCTGAAAACAACAAAATAGAACTTTGGGAACCCGTTGATGAAGTTTTCCAATCGATGTACGAAGGAAAAACCACAAAATAG
- a CDS encoding right-handed parallel beta-helix repeat-containing protein, which translates to MRPGFLIILFSWLFTVTLQASASEIPNDTTYIFLKDYGLYKTRKNNAIKHFYKALEDLKTDQPKVLVFSTGTYHFYPDGCETRVYYEANTLNAHPKVCAFHFENIKNLVIDGRGSHLIFHQEMQPFTFFNCQNITLKNVTIDWEQPFIGQAEVLRVNDLYMDIALNPRETPYRLEEGKIFFDVGNGQSNEWSKTLEFDRNDRYIVPHTGDIPCLGEDWDAYSAEATMPGIVRLHFNFKRKPQIGNFLIMQHATPTHAGIFITESENITIENLRLYHAAGSGILAQYSKNLEFDRYQAIPNRTKIRYLGGGFDGLQVVNCKDNILVDRCTFEGLVNEPVRVYSISLRVDEVVSANQVKCSYLNKQSEIQNWARPGDVVSFIGRNSDSSSETYTIKTVTAIDKEHFSLQFEQAIPNSLSAGDVIENLSWIPDLTIKNSNFKSSRASGLVVETAGKVEIENNTFESSGSAIRIAGDANTSLKTGGATDVSISGNIFTSLCNTSAYRYNEAIISIYPIIPALNDDTPVYHRNISIQNNRFNPFDYPLLYALSVNGLTFSGNTVTRSYDFAPFHNRLYTFSLEYCKHVEITDNNISDDLLGKNIYLKKTPENLLKTDMESIFTIEKY; encoded by the coding sequence ATGAGACCCGGATTTCTAATAATACTGTTTTCTTGGCTGTTTACCGTTACCTTGCAGGCTTCGGCTTCTGAAATTCCAAACGACACCACATACATTTTTCTGAAAGATTACGGTTTATACAAAACCCGGAAAAACAATGCCATTAAACACTTCTACAAAGCACTTGAAGATTTAAAAACAGATCAGCCAAAAGTACTGGTATTCTCCACCGGTACCTATCATTTTTATCCCGATGGTTGCGAAACCAGGGTGTACTACGAAGCAAACACTTTAAATGCACATCCGAAAGTTTGTGCGTTTCATTTTGAGAATATCAAAAACCTGGTAATCGACGGGCGCGGCAGCCACCTGATCTTTCATCAGGAAATGCAGCCCTTCACTTTCTTCAATTGTCAAAATATTACCCTTAAAAACGTTACGATTGACTGGGAACAACCTTTTATTGGCCAGGCCGAGGTTTTACGGGTGAACGATCTTTATATGGATATTGCCCTTAATCCCAGAGAAACGCCCTACCGTTTAGAGGAAGGAAAGATATTTTTTGATGTGGGTAATGGCCAGTCGAATGAATGGAGTAAAACATTGGAGTTCGACCGAAATGACAGGTATATTGTTCCACATACCGGCGACATCCCTTGTTTGGGCGAAGACTGGGATGCGTATTCTGCCGAGGCTACCATGCCAGGGATTGTGCGTCTGCATTTCAACTTTAAACGAAAGCCCCAAATTGGGAATTTCCTGATAATGCAGCATGCCACGCCTACTCATGCAGGCATTTTTATTACCGAATCGGAAAACATTACCATCGAAAATCTCAGGCTGTATCATGCTGCAGGCTCGGGTATTTTGGCACAATACAGCAAAAACCTGGAGTTTGACCGGTATCAGGCAATCCCCAACCGTACTAAAATCCGCTATCTTGGAGGAGGTTTTGATGGTTTACAAGTCGTGAATTGTAAGGACAATATTCTTGTCGACCGTTGTACTTTTGAGGGACTGGTTAATGAACCTGTCCGTGTTTACAGCATCAGTCTTCGTGTTGACGAAGTTGTGTCGGCAAACCAGGTTAAATGCAGCTACCTGAATAAACAAAGTGAGATTCAAAACTGGGCTCGTCCTGGAGATGTGGTTAGTTTTATTGGACGTAATTCGGATTCTTCATCTGAAACATACACGATTAAAACGGTCACTGCTATCGATAAAGAACATTTTTCGCTACAATTTGAGCAAGCGATTCCCAACAGTCTGAGCGCAGGAGACGTAATTGAAAACCTGAGCTGGATACCTGATCTGACCATTAAGAACAGTAATTTTAAAAGTAGCCGGGCAAGTGGCCTTGTTGTTGAAACAGCCGGTAAAGTTGAAATTGAAAACAATACGTTTGAATCAAGCGGAAGTGCTATTCGTATTGCAGGCGATGCAAATACGTCGCTCAAAACAGGTGGCGCAACCGATGTATCCATCTCCGGAAATATATTTACATCGTTATGTAATACAAGTGCGTATCGTTACAACGAAGCAATTATATCCATCTACCCCATCATTCCCGCTTTAAATGATGATACTCCTGTTTATCACCGCAACATCAGCATTCAGAACAACCGGTTTAATCCGTTCGATTATCCACTTCTCTATGCACTTTCTGTTAACGGATTGACATTTTCAGGAAACACCGTTACCAGAAGTTATGATTTTGCCCCGTTTCATAACCGTCTTTACACCTTTAGCCTTGAATATTGCAAACATGTTGAGATTACTGACAATAACATTTCGGATGACCTCCTGGGGAAAAATATCTATTTGAAAAAGACCCCGGAAAATCTGCTTAAAACGGATATGGAGTCTATCTTCACGATTGAAAAGTACTGA
- a CDS encoding energy transducer TonB, whose translation MKKLLFIMLAICICLLAVGQNDTPSNAIDEVEISPPAFTGIENYVDFSNNDAKYLQQYMSANIKYPEKAKNCYQEGTEVIKFNVNAQGKVSNIDIVNGVCPEIDDELVRVLESTNGMWKPGLKDGIPVSMEQEVSIVFSLSKNAKKTNEKFREIATYCFTHGTESFFEKGKSKKAERLLTRGITYMPYDQSLLLVRGLCRYERGNIAGAREDWNRLFELGTIDLNTEFFARAKGLESYEALMAMMEKR comes from the coding sequence ATGAAAAAATTATTATTTATTATGCTGGCAATATGTATATGTTTGCTGGCAGTGGGGCAAAATGATACCCCATCCAATGCTATTGATGAAGTAGAGATTTCACCTCCTGCTTTTACCGGTATTGAAAACTATGTCGATTTCTCGAATAACGACGCCAAATATTTACAGCAATACATGTCTGCTAACATAAAATATCCGGAAAAGGCAAAAAATTGTTATCAGGAAGGAACAGAAGTGATTAAGTTCAACGTAAATGCTCAGGGTAAAGTAAGCAATATCGACATTGTAAATGGTGTGTGCCCGGAGATAGACGATGAACTTGTTCGAGTACTGGAATCGACAAATGGAATGTGGAAACCAGGACTAAAAGATGGTATTCCGGTTTCGATGGAACAGGAAGTTTCTATTGTATTTTCATTGTCTAAAAATGCTAAGAAAACCAATGAGAAATTTCGGGAAATTGCTACTTATTGTTTCACTCATGGGACCGAGAGTTTTTTTGAAAAAGGAAAATCGAAAAAAGCAGAACGCCTTCTAACCAGAGGAATCACTTACATGCCTTACGATCAAAGTCTTTTGTTAGTGCGAGGGCTATGCCGTTATGAAAGAGGAAACATCGCAGGAGCACGAGAAGACTGGAACCGTTTATTCGAACTGGGAACTATTGATTTGAATACTGAATTTTTTGCCCGGGCAAAAGGATTAGAGTCATACGAAGCATTAATGGCCATGATGGAAAAAAGGTAG
- the bglX gene encoding beta-glucosidase BglX, translating into MKKQFLSLLLLGLIAVACQKAGTDNTSQNDSAINTKVEALLSKMTLIEKIGQLNQYSSRWELTGPAPEDVDSMSLYNMVKEGKVGSMLNVTGANATRKIQAWAVDSSRLGIPLILAYDVIHGYETMFPIPLAEAASWEPELAKKSSRIAATEASAVGLHWTFAPMVDIARDARWGRFMEGSGEDPYLGAKMAYARVKGFQGDNLSDETTIAACAKHFAAYGFIESGRDYNAVQIGDPTLHNIVFPPFKACVDAGVATFMNAFNTINETPATASSYLQRDILKGEWGFEGFVVSDWNSIGEMLPHGIAADKKEAAYKAITAGSDMDMEGNAYINNLEALVNEGKVDEALIDDAVRRILTIKFKLGLFDDPYKYCNPEREKTVLRCDEHLAAAKEAAKRSIVLLKNENDLLPLKKDGLKIAVIGELAGSKDVPLGSWRAKAITNSAVSLLEGMKNVSGSSSISFAQGPAYTEGLRSFTTELHINTTDRSGMSEAKSLASKSDVVVIALGEDCWQSGEGRSQTDISMKGFQQELLEEVYKVNKNVVVVLMNGRPIEINWMAENVPAIVECWHLGSEAGNGIAEVLFGDYNPAGKLPISFPRAVGQQPLYYNHLHTGRATNGEGNVFWSHYTDQSKEPLYPFGYGLSYTTFDYSNLKLSANELTEGGKIVVEATITNTGNVTGEEIVQLYIRDLVGSISRPVKELKGFKKIKLEPNESKVVSFEITTKDLEFYGASKEWKAEPGDFNLWVGPNSAEGMAASFTLK; encoded by the coding sequence ATGAAAAAACAATTTCTTTCACTACTTCTATTGGGATTAATTGCAGTGGCTTGCCAAAAGGCAGGTACTGATAATACTTCCCAAAATGATTCAGCTATTAACACAAAAGTTGAGGCTTTACTTTCTAAAATGACGCTGATTGAGAAGATCGGTCAGTTAAACCAATATTCTTCACGTTGGGAATTAACGGGACCGGCTCCTGAAGATGTTGATTCAATGTCGCTTTACAACATGGTTAAAGAAGGAAAAGTTGGCTCAATGTTAAATGTTACCGGAGCAAATGCTACCCGTAAAATTCAAGCCTGGGCAGTTGACAGCAGTCGTTTGGGAATTCCGCTTATTCTGGCTTACGATGTAATTCATGGCTACGAAACCATGTTCCCGATACCCTTGGCCGAGGCTGCCAGCTGGGAACCTGAACTGGCAAAAAAATCGTCGCGAATTGCGGCAACTGAGGCTTCAGCAGTTGGTTTGCATTGGACTTTTGCACCTATGGTTGACATTGCCCGCGATGCCCGCTGGGGACGTTTTATGGAAGGATCAGGCGAAGATCCGTATCTGGGAGCAAAAATGGCTTATGCCCGTGTAAAAGGTTTTCAGGGCGACAACCTGTCGGATGAAACAACAATTGCAGCTTGTGCAAAACACTTTGCAGCATATGGTTTTATTGAATCGGGACGCGATTACAATGCGGTGCAAATTGGCGATCCAACTTTGCACAATATCGTTTTTCCACCATTTAAAGCTTGTGTTGATGCAGGTGTAGCAACATTTATGAATGCGTTTAACACCATTAACGAAACACCGGCAACAGCCAGCTCATATCTGCAACGCGATATTTTGAAAGGTGAATGGGGATTTGAGGGGTTTGTGGTTTCTGACTGGAATTCGATTGGCGAAATGTTGCCACACGGAATAGCAGCCGACAAAAAGGAAGCTGCCTATAAAGCTATTACCGCCGGTTCGGATATGGACATGGAAGGAAACGCGTATATAAACAACCTGGAAGCATTGGTAAATGAAGGTAAAGTTGATGAAGCTTTGATCGACGATGCTGTACGCCGTATTTTAACTATTAAATTCAAACTGGGATTGTTTGATGATCCTTATAAATATTGCAATCCGGAGCGTGAAAAAACAGTATTGCGATGCGACGAGCACCTGGCAGCAGCCAAAGAAGCCGCAAAAAGAAGTATTGTTCTGTTGAAAAACGAAAACGATCTTCTTCCGTTGAAAAAGGATGGATTAAAAATTGCCGTTATAGGCGAATTGGCCGGAAGCAAAGATGTGCCACTTGGAAGCTGGAGAGCTAAAGCGATTACAAATTCAGCCGTGTCGTTGCTGGAAGGAATGAAAAATGTAAGCGGAAGTTCAAGCATTAGTTTTGCTCAAGGGCCTGCTTACACCGAAGGTTTACGATCGTTTACCACCGAATTACATATTAACACTACCGACCGAAGTGGAATGTCGGAAGCCAAATCATTGGCCTCAAAATCTGATGTGGTAGTTATTGCTTTAGGCGAAGATTGCTGGCAGTCGGGTGAAGGCCGCAGCCAAACCGATATTTCGATGAAAGGTTTTCAGCAGGAGTTGCTGGAAGAGGTTTACAAAGTAAATAAAAACGTTGTGGTTGTGCTGATGAACGGACGCCCGATCGAAATTAACTGGATGGCCGAAAATGTTCCGGCAATTGTTGAGTGCTGGCACCTGGGCTCGGAAGCAGGAAATGGAATTGCCGAAGTATTATTTGGCGATTACAACCCTGCCGGTAAATTACCGATATCGTTTCCACGGGCAGTGGGGCAGCAGCCGTTGTACTACAACCATCTTCATACCGGCCGCGCCACAAATGGCGAGGGAAATGTATTCTGGTCACATTATACCGACCAGAGTAAAGAACCGCTTTACCCATTTGGCTACGGTTTGAGTTACACTACTTTTGATTATTCCAATCTTAAACTGTCGGCTAATGAATTAACCGAAGGCGGAAAAATTGTTGTTGAGGCAACGATAACGAATACCGGAAATGTTACCGGAGAAGAGATCGTTCAACTGTATATTCGCGACCTGGTTGGAAGTATTTCGCGTCCGGTGAAAGAGCTGAAAGGTTTTAAGAAAATTAAGTTGGAGCCAAACGAGTCGAAAGTGGTATCGTTTGAAATCACTACAAAAGATCTTGAGTTTTACGGAGCCTCGAAAGAATGGAAAGCCGAACCCGGCGATTTTAACCTCTGGGTAGGGCCAAACTCGGCTGAAGGAATGGCTGCTTCCTTCACGTTGAAATAG
- a CDS encoding ThuA domain-containing protein translates to MKKTLLSLVFSLFACIVLAQPIKVMLVTGGHSYDTLQFFQLFDQMPEIEYEHFVQPNANKAIANGIADDYDVLVFYDMWNTISREQKAAYIRLTKQGKPFLFLHHALASYQNWPAFEEILGGRYVEQSRKVPEEEWSEYEHDMWVYCTIENYTPVTAGFRELRFFDEVYDNIRISDNVKPLLRTRHPKSADYVAWENRFNASTIVYIQPGHDKRTYETEEYRKLLLQAIQYLNTSNK, encoded by the coding sequence ATGAAGAAAACTCTACTTTCACTTGTTTTTAGCCTGTTTGCATGCATCGTTTTGGCGCAACCAATAAAAGTAATGTTGGTTACCGGAGGACATAGTTATGATACGCTTCAGTTTTTTCAACTGTTCGATCAGATGCCGGAAATAGAGTATGAACATTTTGTTCAACCCAATGCCAATAAAGCAATTGCAAATGGCATAGCCGACGATTATGATGTACTTGTTTTTTACGATATGTGGAACACAATCAGCCGTGAGCAAAAAGCAGCTTATATTCGTCTGACCAAACAAGGAAAACCATTTTTGTTTTTGCATCATGCACTTGCTTCGTATCAAAACTGGCCGGCGTTTGAGGAAATTTTAGGAGGTCGTTATGTGGAGCAAAGTAGAAAGGTTCCCGAAGAGGAATGGTCGGAATACGAACATGATATGTGGGTGTATTGCACGATTGAAAATTACACGCCTGTTACGGCCGGATTTCGCGAATTGCGTTTTTTCGACGAGGTGTACGATAACATTCGAATCTCCGATAATGTGAAACCATTGTTGAGAACCCGCCATCCCAAAAGTGCTGATTACGTGGCGTGGGAGAACCGCTTTAATGCCTCTACTATTGTCTATATTCAGCCTGGACACGATAAACGAACGTACGAAACCGAAGAGTACAGAAAGTTGCTTCTTCAGGCCATTCAATACCTGAATACTTCCAATAAATAA
- a CDS encoding lipase family protein — translation MSKKLFLLFFSIVAAAFVSCDKMDDVETPVNGNEYLIEAELQFAIPKTVIDLTIAAASAEYEELSAISDLIHSGVDVYKITYKTTFDNNPVVASGVVAIPNVDGEYPVLSYQNGTNTEHNKAPSVDSENQLFKMLKMMGSTGFIISLPDYLGFGESDDMFHPYLHRESTVQTVTDMLEAVREFIDDKEGISLNDDLYLAGYSQGGWATMQVQQAIEADAGFAYNLKASACSAGPYNLTTLNEYVVGLEEYPQPYFLAYIFNSYLKLGLETPVNTVFQAPYADKIETMFDGQTSGADLNAELTTTVSDFFTPEYLSGWNTDENYTPVLDMLHDNSVPAFVPSVPTKLFYGTADTYVPRIVSEEKYDDFIAAGASTNLVQKVPLEGLDHPGGVLPAGVASILWFLEIKNAAI, via the coding sequence ATGAGCAAAAAACTATTTCTATTATTCTTCTCAATTGTCGCCGCTGCTTTTGTTTCGTGCGACAAAATGGACGATGTTGAAACACCAGTAAACGGGAATGAATACCTGATTGAAGCAGAGTTACAGTTTGCTATTCCGAAAACAGTAATTGATTTAACTATTGCCGCTGCAAGTGCAGAGTACGAGGAATTATCAGCGATTAGCGACCTTATTCATTCCGGAGTTGACGTTTATAAAATCACTTACAAAACTACTTTTGACAATAATCCGGTTGTTGCGTCGGGTGTAGTTGCCATCCCCAATGTTGATGGTGAATATCCGGTTTTAAGCTACCAGAACGGTACCAACACGGAACACAACAAAGCCCCCAGCGTTGATTCAGAAAACCAGCTTTTCAAAATGCTGAAAATGATGGGATCTACCGGTTTTATTATTTCGCTACCCGATTACCTCGGTTTTGGCGAATCTGACGATATGTTTCACCCGTACCTGCACCGCGAGTCGACCGTACAAACCGTTACCGACATGCTGGAAGCAGTGCGCGAATTTATCGATGACAAAGAGGGTATTTCGCTAAACGACGATTTGTACCTGGCCGGATATTCGCAAGGAGGATGGGCTACCATGCAGGTTCAGCAAGCTATTGAAGCCGATGCCGGTTTTGCCTACAATTTAAAAGCAAGTGCCTGTAGTGCGGGGCCATACAACCTGACAACACTTAACGAATACGTAGTGGGACTGGAAGAATACCCACAACCTTATTTTCTGGCTTATATTTTTAACAGCTACCTGAAACTTGGTCTTGAAACACCTGTAAATACCGTTTTTCAGGCACCGTATGCCGATAAAATTGAAACAATGTTTGACGGACAGACTTCAGGAGCAGACTTAAACGCCGAGCTAACGACTACCGTTTCCGACTTTTTTACTCCAGAATACCTTTCCGGATGGAATACAGATGAAAACTATACTCCTGTTCTTGACATGTTGCACGATAACAGTGTACCGGCTTTTGTTCCCTCGGTTCCAACCAAACTATTTTACGGAACAGCCGACACTTATGTACCCCGAATTGTGAGTGAAGAAAAGTATGATGACTTTATAGCTGCCGGTGCATCCACAAATTTAGTTCAGAAAGTTCCTCTTGAAGGGCTCGACCACCCGGGAGGTGTTCTTCCTGCAGGAGTGGCATCGATACTTTGG